The following DNA comes from Mucisphaera calidilacus.
AAGGCGTCATCATCTTCCCCTGCGGGAACCAGGCCGCCTCGATCTCGCTCGGGTAGCGGCCGTGCGTCTGCCAGTGAGCGATGATTGCCGCCTGGACCTCTTCCACGATTTCCGCTGCGGCATCCGCCTCACGATCGACCGACGCCACGCCGTACTGCGGCACGACGATCAGGCTCAGGAGGGCAAGGATGACGATCGCAACCAGCAGTTCCGAGAAGGCCAGACCCTGATGGGTTGAACGCATAGTGCTCGACTCCTGTCTTGAGGGTTGATGGGCCCTCAAGACATCGTTCCTGCAGGCGGCTAACTGAATATTACCGGACCTTTTCAGCTTGCGAAAGGGCGGTCTGAGACGACTGGCGAAGATGGGCAAGCCGCTTTCGGAGACAGCCGAGGGGGTGTTCCTCTGGAGTGACCCGCCGCAAGGCCGGTCCATGCTGGGAGCACCTTGTTCAAGCGATGAGGTCGCGGGATGAATCAGGCCCCAACGGATTGCCGGAGGATCCCAGACGGTCTGCATCGCGCGGTGTGTTGGTCTGCCCCGTCTGTCCTGCTAACATCGCCCGTTTGGTTCCTGATCCAGATGACGTTTCGGAGAGGTCGCATGACCATCGTCTCGGAAGACAACGCTCAGACGCACGAGGCCGGCCCGGGACAGGCCCTCGAAAACTGTATTGTCGTCGGCCTCCAGTGGGGCGACGAGGGCAAGGGCAAGGTCGTGGACATGCTCGCCGAGCGCTACGACGCGGTGGTGCGGTACAACGGCGGCGCCAACGCCGGGCACTCGGTCGTGGTTGGCGACAAACGCTACGCCCTGCACCTGATCCCCAGCGGGATCCTCTACGCGGACAAGCTCAATGTCCTGGGCAACGGCGTGGTGATCGACGTTGACCAGCTCATCAAAGAGATCGACGGCTTGATCGACCAGGGCATCGCGGTCGGCACGAACCTCCGCATCTCGGACCGTGCTCACATCGTCATGCCATACCACAAGGCTCAGGACGGGCTGGTCGAGCGAGCGATCGCCAAGGGATCGGGTGAGGGAGCGGCCATCGGCACCACCGGCCGAGGCATCGGGCCCTGCTACGCCGACAAGGCCACGCGCTCGACCGCGATCCGCGTCTGTGACCTGTTGAACCCCGACGTGCTCCGCCAGAAACTCACGCAGACTTTGAAGATCAAGAACACGGTCCTCCGCGCGCTCGCCGAGCACGCGGGCGAATCCTTCGAGGACTTCGACACCGAGGAACTCTTCGCGAGGGCCGTGAAGCACGGCAAGCGGCTCGCGCCGCACGTCTCCGACACCTCCGAGTTGCTCAACGACGCGATCACCAGCGGCAAGCACCTGCTCTTCGAGGGTGCCAACGCGACGCTGCTCGACATCGACCACGGCACTTATCCCTACGTCACGTCGAGTAACTGCTCGTCCCCCGGTGCACACACGGGGACCGGTGTCCCGGGCCATCGTGTCTCCAAGGTCGTCGGCATCGTCAAGGCGTATCAGACACGCGTCGGCGGCGGTCCTATGCCGACCGAACTCCACGACGCGCAGGGTGATCGGATCCGCGAACAGGGTCGCGAGTACGGCACCACCACGGGCAGGCCGCGCCGCTGCGGCTGGCTCGACCTCGTGGCGCTGCGGTACACGACCCGCGTCTCGGGCGCAACCGACATCGCCCTGATGCTCCTCGATGTTCTTTCCGGCCTCGGCGACCTCAAGCTCTGCACCGCCTACGAGATCGACGGCGAGACCACGGGGCGTTTCCCAGCCGACGTCACCAAGCTCGAAGCGGCCAGGCCCGTCTTCGAGACCCTGCCCGGATTCGACGAGGACCTGACCGGATGCCGAGCCGTGGAGGACCTGCCCGAGGCCGCGCAGGCCTACGTCCACCGGATCGAAGAGGTCGTGGGCGTTCCGGTCAGCATCATCAGCGTCGGCCCGGCGCGCGACCAGACCATCTGGCGCGAACCCGCCTGAACCCCCGGCGTATCAACCGTTGTCACACCACAACGGAGTCAGTTTTGAATACCGCTACCGCCAGCGAGATCGAGCGGCTGGGCATCCCGGCCGCCGCGTTACCCCATCACGTCGCCATCATCATGGACGGCAACGGGCGATGGGCCGCTTCCCGAAACCTCGACCGTTCCGAGGGCCACAAGGCAGGTGCCCGGCGAACGCCGCCGATCGTCGAATCGGCCAGCCGGCTCGGCATCGAGGCCATGACGCTCTACAGCTTCTCGACCGAGAACTGGGCCCGCGCCGAGGCGGAGGTCGGCGTCCTGATGAACCTCTACACCGAGTACCTTGTCTCGCAGCGACCGCTGCTGACCGACAATAACGTCCGGTTCCGACACCTCGGTCAGCGCGACGGACTGCCCGCACGCGTTCTCGACGAGCTTGATCGCAACGTCGAACTCACTGCCGACAATACCGGTCTGACGCTCCACCTTGCGCTGAACTACGGCAGCAGGGCCGAGATCACCGCCGCCGTGCGATCGATCGCTGCTGACGCCGCCTCGGGTGAACTCACGACCGCTGAGGTCGATGAGGCTCTGATCAGCTCACGACTGGGGACCGCCGGCAGCCCCGACCCCGACTTGTTGATCCGCACGTCCGGCGAGATGCGTATCAGCAACTACCTCCTCTGGCAGATCAGCTACGCGGAGCTGTACGTCACCGATACCTACTGGCC
Coding sequences within:
- a CDS encoding type IV pilin protein, giving the protein MRSTHQGLAFSELLVAIVILALLSLIVVPQYGVASVDREADAAAEIVEEVQAAIIAHWQTHGRYPSEIEAAWFPQGKMMTPYRPKVNNALIEYGGLGEQDPFDVRLSGPAAYWYNPSNGNFRAFVPDQGKPLETQRLYHKINR
- a CDS encoding isoprenyl transferase: MNTATASEIERLGIPAAALPHHVAIIMDGNGRWAASRNLDRSEGHKAGARRTPPIVESASRLGIEAMTLYSFSTENWARAEAEVGVLMNLYTEYLVSQRPLLTDNNVRFRHLGQRDGLPARVLDELDRNVELTADNTGLTLHLALNYGSRAEITAAVRSIAADAASGELTTAEVDEALISSRLGTAGSPDPDLLIRTSGEMRISNYLLWQISYAELYVTDTYWPDFTPEHFHEALRDFAGRQRRFGREQSE
- a CDS encoding adenylosuccinate synthase, translated to MTIVSEDNAQTHEAGPGQALENCIVVGLQWGDEGKGKVVDMLAERYDAVVRYNGGANAGHSVVVGDKRYALHLIPSGILYADKLNVLGNGVVIDVDQLIKEIDGLIDQGIAVGTNLRISDRAHIVMPYHKAQDGLVERAIAKGSGEGAAIGTTGRGIGPCYADKATRSTAIRVCDLLNPDVLRQKLTQTLKIKNTVLRALAEHAGESFEDFDTEELFARAVKHGKRLAPHVSDTSELLNDAITSGKHLLFEGANATLLDIDHGTYPYVTSSNCSSPGAHTGTGVPGHRVSKVVGIVKAYQTRVGGGPMPTELHDAQGDRIREQGREYGTTTGRPRRCGWLDLVALRYTTRVSGATDIALMLLDVLSGLGDLKLCTAYEIDGETTGRFPADVTKLEAARPVFETLPGFDEDLTGCRAVEDLPEAAQAYVHRIEEVVGVPVSIISVGPARDQTIWREPA